The DNA sequence GATCTATTGCTTAAGAAATACATACCAGAAACAACAGTAAGGGTGATAAAGAGGATTAAAAACATCATCTTAAAGTATGGGTTTTACCTCGCAGGTGGAACTTCACTCTCACTTCATTTAGAGCATAGATACTCTAAGGACTTGGATTTCTTCAATAGTCAAGAGTTCGATTCAGAGACTTTATCTTCAGAGATATTAAAATTGGGAGGAAAAATTATATACTCTGAAAGAGATACAGTGCATTCTGAAATAGATAAAACTCTTGTCTCAATGTTTTACTATCCATACCCGTTGCTTTATCCCTTAGAGGATTTTAATGGAATTCCCGTTGCATCTTTAAAAGATGTGGCAGCTATGAAACTTCTAAGTCTTTCCCAGAGAGCAGAAAAGAAAGACTATTTTGACATAGTCTTTATTATGAAAAATATCTCCATTAGAGAACTTAAAGATTTAATGATAAAGAAATTTTCAAAGGAGAGGTTAAACTGGTATCACATAACCAAATCATTATTCTTCTTTGAAGATGTGGAAAGCTCACCTGATCCAATTTGTGAGGAAATTTCATGGGATGAAGTTAAAAGATTTTTGTTATCAAAGAGAAGGGAAATAGAGAGTATTTTCTTAGAATAAAAAAGGCTCGGGATTTCCCGAGCCTTAAGCTTTAAACTTTCTATCTTATACCTTTGCTTCCTTTGCTTCCCTTTCCTTCTTCTTTCTTAAAATCTCCTCGTATTTCTTCCTCTTCCTCATCGCCTCTTCGTTTAATCTCTTCTTCTTCTCTTCAATTCTTTCCTTGGCAACCTGATGATACCCCTTTACAAACTCTGGGGTAGTTTCCCACACCTCTTTCATTGTTTTATGAACTGACCTTGAATACTCATCAAGGTCTCTCATAAGCTTTGCATCCTTAACAAGTAAATCTGCATCCATATCTGTAATATTTGGTCTTGTTTTTTTATAGATATAGCGGAATACCTTTGGCTGATCTATAATCTGACATGGAAGGAGAAGGTTCTTATTGAATGGCTGGAATTTTCTGATTGTGGAGAATAATGGTGACTGCATGATTTCTATTAAAGACTTCTCCTTTACATTCCCACCAGAGAAGTGAAGGAATATGCATGGTTCTGCCTCTCCTTTATGATTGATATGTAGATACCTCCTTCCACCTGCAATACACCCTCCAACATAGGGGGCATCATTCCAGAAATCCATAGGCCATATCTGTTTTGTTGTTCTAACCCTTCTTACAAACTCTCCAAGTTTCTTTCTCTGCTCTGCCGTCGCCATTAACTCAACGCTTGGCGCTCTGCCAATGGGCATGTAGAGGAAATACCATCCCCAGAAGGCACCTCTTTCAATAAGCATATCCAGAAAT is a window from the Caldisericia bacterium genome containing:
- a CDS encoding nucleotidyl transferase AbiEii/AbiGii toxin family protein, with translation MLKKYIPETTVRVIKRIKNIILKYGFYLAGGTSLSLHLEHRYSKDLDFFNSQEFDSETLSSEILKLGGKIIYSERDTVHSEIDKTLVSMFYYPYPLLYPLEDFNGIPVASLKDVAAMKLLSLSQRAEKKDYFDIVFIMKNISIRELKDLMIKKFSKERLNWYHITKSLFFFEDVESSPDPICEEISWDEVKRFLLSKRREIESIFLE